In Flammeovirgaceae bacterium 311, one DNA window encodes the following:
- a CDS encoding pantothenate kinase (COG1521 Putative transcriptional regulator, homolog of Bvg accessory factor), which produces MGNTRAKAALFEDNRLVLLETGLEIDAIADWCSRQQAQHAIVASVGAPAEPVAALLRPILPTLLLQPHLPLPIGIQYKTPHTLGADRIAAAVGGAACCAGKPVLVFDAGTCLTHEFVSHNGNYLGGAISPGLHMRLRAMQHFTARLPLAALLPGEVPALTGQSTQECLQSGAYWGMLGEIESTILRYKAIYPQLQVILCGGDAKIFENKLKETIFVVSELVLYGLNEILRYNVLQKKSSAPAI; this is translated from the coding sequence ATGGGAAATACAAGGGCAAAGGCGGCCCTTTTTGAGGATAACAGGCTTGTTCTGCTGGAAACCGGGCTGGAAATAGATGCTATAGCAGATTGGTGCAGCCGGCAGCAGGCACAACATGCAATTGTAGCTTCTGTAGGGGCTCCTGCAGAACCGGTAGCTGCCTTGCTCAGGCCTATTTTGCCTACTCTCCTGTTGCAGCCCCATTTGCCCCTGCCAATTGGCATACAATATAAAACACCCCATACCCTGGGTGCCGACAGAATAGCCGCTGCCGTGGGGGGCGCTGCCTGTTGTGCAGGTAAGCCAGTACTGGTATTTGATGCCGGTACCTGTCTTACCCATGAATTTGTGAGTCATAATGGTAATTATCTTGGAGGAGCCATATCTCCCGGCTTACACATGAGGCTTAGGGCAATGCAGCATTTTACGGCCCGATTGCCACTGGCAGCACTTTTGCCTGGGGAGGTGCCAGCTTTAACAGGGCAGAGCACACAGGAATGTTTACAAAGCGGAGCTTATTGGGGCATGCTGGGTGAAATAGAAAGCACCATACTGCGTTATAAAGCAATCTATCCGCAACTACAGGTAATTCTTTGTGGGGGAGATGCTAAAATTTTTGAAAACAAATTAAAAGAAACCATCTTTGTGGTTTCAGAATTGGTGCTATACGGGCTCAATGAGATTTTACGATACAATGTTTTGCAGAAGAAAAGTTCTGCTCCTGCTATTTAG
- a CDS encoding binding-protein-dependent transport system inner membrane protein (COG1178 ABC-type Fe3+ transport system, permease component): MVTGQKGNRASFITRLRQHYNHWALLASIPALLVSVPFVTILTGLVAGPGRNWQHLMQTVLPDYIFNSLLLLLLVGTLTLATGTACAWLVSTCQFPGQRFFSSALVLPLALPTYIVAIVYAGLTGYTGLLQTFLRDVAGLTAEQAALDMMNMKGAVFVLSAVLYPYVYVLARSAFQLQSRSLLEAARMLGSSSWRMFYRVALPVARPALAGGLLLVIMELLNDYGAVKYYGISTFTTGIFRAWFSLGDLQAAIYLSALLLLLIGLVMVLERWQRGRARYHSSHAASHHPIKPIKLKGLQAFAAFMVCLIPFLAGFAIPVAQLLYWASITVPKVVDDRFWRLMSNSFMVAAAAALLCVLLSLVLVYARQLNRGRALQAIARLSTLGYAIPGAVIAVGVLSPLLGIDKQLAAAVYSFTGQRSGLLITGSIAGLLTAYVVRFLAVAYNPADAGMLRISPFMLDAARSLGYRPFKALIHVYLPLLKGPLLSAALLVFVDVMKELPLTLILRPFNFHTLATKAFELASDEMVAESASPALVIVLTGLLPVLLLNKLITHKPRAGAKKSVQEIPA; the protein is encoded by the coding sequence ATGGTTACAGGGCAAAAAGGCAATCGAGCGTCCTTTATCACCAGGCTCAGGCAGCATTACAATCACTGGGCGCTTCTGGCAAGTATACCAGCCCTGCTGGTATCTGTGCCCTTTGTAACTATTCTGACAGGGCTGGTAGCGGGGCCCGGGCGTAACTGGCAGCACCTGATGCAAACCGTGCTGCCGGATTATATATTTAACTCATTACTGTTACTGTTACTGGTAGGCACCCTTACACTAGCTACCGGCACTGCCTGTGCCTGGCTAGTTTCCACCTGCCAGTTTCCGGGCCAGCGCTTTTTTAGCAGTGCCCTGGTGCTGCCCCTGGCCCTGCCCACTTACATAGTTGCAATTGTGTATGCCGGCTTAACAGGCTATACAGGGCTGCTCCAGACCTTTCTGCGCGATGTGGCAGGTTTAACTGCAGAACAGGCCGCTTTGGATATGATGAATATGAAAGGTGCTGTATTCGTGCTTTCTGCAGTATTATACCCCTATGTATATGTATTAGCCCGCTCTGCTTTTCAGCTACAGTCGCGCAGCCTGCTGGAGGCCGCCCGTATGCTGGGCAGCAGCTCCTGGCGCATGTTCTACAGAGTAGCCCTGCCGGTTGCACGCCCTGCACTGGCCGGTGGTTTACTGCTGGTGATCATGGAGCTGCTCAATGATTATGGTGCTGTAAAATACTACGGCATCTCTACCTTCACCACAGGCATTTTCAGGGCCTGGTTTTCATTAGGCGACCTGCAGGCTGCCATCTATCTTTCTGCGCTTTTACTGCTCCTGATAGGCCTGGTAATGGTACTGGAGCGATGGCAAAGAGGCAGAGCCCGCTACCACAGCAGCCACGCAGCTTCTCACCATCCCATAAAACCCATAAAACTAAAAGGTCTGCAGGCTTTTGCCGCTTTTATGGTTTGCCTGATTCCTTTTTTAGCCGGCTTTGCCATACCAGTGGCGCAACTCCTTTACTGGGCCAGCATTACCGTACCCAAGGTAGTAGATGATCGCTTTTGGCGCCTGATGAGCAATAGCTTTATGGTTGCTGCCGCCGCTGCCCTGTTATGTGTACTGCTATCGCTGGTGCTGGTATATGCCAGACAGCTAAACAGGGGCAGGGCGCTGCAGGCAATTGCCCGCCTTTCAACGCTGGGCTATGCCATACCAGGTGCCGTTATAGCCGTTGGGGTACTTAGTCCCCTGCTGGGTATAGATAAGCAGCTGGCAGCGGCTGTATATTCTTTTACCGGGCAGCGGAGCGGCTTACTGATCACCGGTTCCATAGCCGGCCTGCTTACGGCTTATGTGGTTCGCTTTTTAGCAGTTGCTTATAATCCTGCCGATGCAGGCATGCTGCGTATCAGTCCTTTTATGCTGGATGCCGCCCGTTCCTTAGGGTACAGGCCTTTTAAAGCCCTGATACATGTTTACCTGCCCCTGCTAAAGGGTCCGCTGCTGAGTGCGGCACTGCTGGTGTTTGTGGACGTTATGAAAGAGCTACCGCTCACCCTTATTCTGCGCCCTTTCAATTTTCATACACTTGCCACCAAGGCCTTCGAGCTGGCCTCCGACGAAATGGTAGCCGAATCGGCAAGTCCGGCCCTGGTGATTGTGTTAACCGGCCTTTTACCTGTATTATTGTTGAACAAGCTAATTACCCATAAACCCCGTGCTGGAGCTAAAAAATCTGTACAAGAAATACCAGCGTAA
- a CDS encoding phosphoribosylaminoimidazole carboxylase, ATPase subunit (COG0026 Phosphoribosylaminoimidazole carboxylase (NCAIR synthetase)): MAFNQDTKVGVLGGGQLGRMLIQSAVDFNLELHMLDPDPQAPCHQLASSFTPGSLTDYNTVLEWGRQFELLTIEIENVNVDALKALQQLGKQVYPQPEVIALIQDKRTQKQFFQDKNIPTAPFILTENRQEVSQHLQFLPAMHKLGREGYDGRGVQRISSAQDLEKAFDKPGLLEKLIDFETEISVIVARNANGEEKAFPAVEMVFHPEHNLVEYLFAPARLAPKVIEEAEQIALKVIRELNMVGLLAVEMFVTKEGTVLVNEVAPRPHNSGHQTIEANVTSQYEQHLRSILGLPLGDTAAKIPSAMVNLLGEAEYSGPARYEGMEEVLQLSGVHVHLYGKKLTKPFRKMGHVTIVDLNLDRLREKATFVKNTLKIKA; this comes from the coding sequence ATGGCGTTTAATCAAGACACTAAAGTGGGCGTACTGGGTGGTGGCCAGTTAGGACGTATGCTCATACAATCGGCAGTAGATTTTAACCTGGAGCTGCACATGCTCGATCCTGACCCACAGGCTCCCTGCCACCAGCTGGCAAGCTCTTTTACCCCGGGATCTCTTACCGACTACAACACTGTACTGGAATGGGGCAGGCAGTTTGAGCTGCTTACCATAGAAATCGAAAATGTAAATGTTGATGCGCTCAAAGCACTGCAGCAGCTGGGCAAGCAGGTGTATCCGCAGCCCGAGGTAATTGCCCTCATTCAGGACAAACGTACCCAAAAGCAGTTCTTTCAGGATAAAAATATTCCTACAGCTCCTTTTATTCTTACTGAAAACCGGCAGGAGGTTAGCCAGCACCTCCAGTTTTTACCAGCCATGCATAAGCTGGGCAGAGAGGGTTATGATGGGCGTGGGGTGCAGCGGATCTCTTCTGCACAAGACCTGGAAAAGGCTTTTGACAAACCAGGACTGCTGGAAAAACTAATAGATTTTGAAACAGAGATTTCGGTGATTGTTGCCCGTAACGCCAATGGCGAGGAAAAAGCCTTTCCGGCCGTGGAGATGGTGTTTCACCCCGAGCACAACCTGGTGGAGTACCTGTTTGCACCTGCCAGATTAGCCCCTAAGGTTATTGAAGAAGCGGAACAGATCGCTTTAAAGGTAATCCGAGAGCTAAACATGGTTGGCCTGCTGGCAGTAGAAATGTTTGTTACAAAAGAAGGTACTGTTTTGGTGAACGAAGTGGCGCCACGCCCCCACAACAGCGGGCATCAGACCATTGAAGCAAATGTTACCTCGCAGTACGAGCAGCACCTGCGCTCCATACTAGGCCTGCCCCTGGGCGATACTGCCGCTAAAATCCCCTCGGCAATGGTTAATTTACTAGGCGAAGCAGAGTACAGCGGCCCCGCACGCTACGAAGGCATGGAGGAAGTACTGCAGCTAAGCGGGGTACATGTGCATCTGTATGGCAAAAAACTAACAAAGCCATTTCGTAAAATGGGCCATGTTACCATTGTAGATCTAAACCTGGACCGTCTGCGGGAAAAAGCAACTTTTGTAAAAAACACACTAAAGATTAAAGCATGA
- a CDS encoding cbs domain containing protein (COG4536 Putative Mg2+ and Co2+ transporter CorB), which yields MVYVILGSLVFSAFFSGMEIAFVSADRLQVELESKQGQLSGRILSKFINNPSGFIGTTLIGNTIALVVYGYFMALLLDPVIANLLPDSLGPEVQDTLGLVIQTVVSTLIVLVTAEFTPKSIFLINPNWLLHLLALPMLLIYWIMWPLVIVIIGASKWIIKHVLRQNMSEDRPVFQLTDLNNFIQRYVARPLKSAEDELVDARIFNNALEFKTIKIRDCMIPRTEMVSVDVEEGIEALKQEFIETGHSKILVYRDSIDDVIGYCHMLELFKKPKDIQSILTPIIIVPETMLANELLIQFITEHKSLALVVDEFGGTSGIVSMEDIIEQIFGEIHDEHDEEDLIEQQLDSNTWLLSARHEIDYLNDEYGWNLPEGDYDTLSGLILSENEDIPVLNQEVRIGPYLFSIQSLQGNRINTVKLHLLHTDADH from the coding sequence ATGGTCTATGTCATTCTGGGTTCTCTGGTATTTTCGGCTTTTTTCTCCGGAATGGAAATTGCTTTTGTCTCAGCAGACAGGCTGCAGGTAGAGCTTGAAAGCAAGCAGGGGCAGCTCAGTGGCCGTATTCTTTCAAAATTTATCAATAACCCTTCCGGCTTTATCGGCACCACACTCATAGGCAATACCATTGCCCTGGTAGTGTATGGTTACTTTATGGCGCTGCTGCTGGATCCGGTCATTGCAAATCTTTTGCCCGATAGTCTGGGTCCGGAAGTGCAGGATACACTGGGGCTTGTTATTCAAACGGTGGTATCTACCTTGATCGTGCTGGTAACGGCAGAGTTTACGCCCAAGAGCATATTTTTGATCAATCCTAACTGGTTGCTGCACCTGCTGGCACTGCCAATGCTGCTTATTTACTGGATTATGTGGCCGCTGGTGATCGTTATTATAGGTGCCAGCAAATGGATCATCAAACATGTGCTGCGGCAAAATATGTCGGAAGACCGGCCTGTTTTTCAACTCACGGACCTTAATAATTTTATACAGCGTTATGTAGCCAGACCGCTCAAGAGTGCCGAAGATGAACTTGTAGATGCCCGTATCTTTAACAATGCGCTGGAGTTTAAAACCATTAAGATCCGCGATTGTATGATACCACGAACAGAAATGGTTTCTGTGGATGTAGAAGAGGGCATAGAGGCGCTTAAGCAGGAATTTATAGAAACCGGCCACTCAAAAATCCTGGTGTATCGTGATTCTATTGATGATGTGATTGGCTACTGCCATATGCTGGAGCTGTTCAAAAAGCCCAAAGACATCCAGTCTATCTTAACACCCATCATTATAGTTCCGGAAACTATGCTGGCCAATGAATTGCTCATCCAGTTTATTACTGAGCATAAAAGCCTGGCCCTGGTGGTTGATGAATTTGGAGGCACCTCCGGAATTGTGAGCATGGAAGACATCATTGAGCAGATCTTTGGCGAAATTCATGATGAGCATGACGAGGAAGATCTGATAGAGCAACAGTTAGACAGCAACACCTGGTTGTTAAGTGCCCGGCACGAAATCGACTATCTTAATGACGAATATGGCTGGAATCTGCCAGAGGGCGATTACGATACACTGAGTGGTCTTATACTTTCCGAAAACGAAGATATCCCTGTACTCAACCAGGAGGTAAGAATTGGCCCCTATCTTTTCAGCATTCAGTCGCTGCAGGGCAACCGGATCAACACCGTAAAACTGCATCTGCTTCACACAGATGCAGATCACTAA
- a CDS encoding ppic-type peptidyl-prolyl cis-trans isomerase (COG0760 Parvulin-like peptidyl-prolyl isomerase): MAVINTIREKLGVLVLVFIGLAIGAFILADMFGPGSSFNAPDRTVGEIAGQEVSIDEFNLKVEELENQYQMRTGAPITEAQRAAIRNQAWEALIAEKAFRQQFNRLGIVVTDDEIVDMVQGNNISPEIQQAFTNPETGEFDRNQLLSYLQNIKSMPPQQQMQWYMFEQTLRPARARMKYDNLLLKSEYITTAEAQREHNSQNAVAEVRYLYIPYYSIGDSAVQVSDSELSQYLENNKSRYQAEASRSIKYVVFPVQASESDRETFNQELEQLRNDFAAANNDSTFAVRNTEAGPAFARYGLDQLPAQLQSNAGQLQEGQVYGPFDENGSTVLYKVSSITSDTVFRARASHILLRAGEGTTPEQKAEARKRAEGLLSQLRGGADFAQLARENSDDPSASRGGDLGWFAQGRMVEPFENAVFEKNEAGLVNRVVETNYGYHIIQVTEPKTNTVYKIARVQADMTPGDQTRNEAYRRAEIFAAEANGPEDFERLAKEQSLNVQEARGIGQNDRRVDNIFNARQLVMWAFANDTDQGEVSKVFELDDQYVVAVLTGQGKKGTAQLADVRDEVLAQVKNEKKAKQIKDKLASLNGSLDEMAQKYGSDANVYTASDVKPNVYTLSAVGYAPEVVGAAFGLNEGARSKPLETQQGVVIVETVNKTQPAEVADYGSVKEQLLQRRSSRTPYLISEAIKEKAEIEDERYKYF, translated from the coding sequence ATGGCAGTGATCAATACAATTAGAGAGAAACTTGGCGTACTTGTGCTGGTGTTCATAGGACTGGCTATTGGGGCGTTTATTCTGGCCGATATGTTCGGGCCGGGTTCATCCTTCAATGCACCAGACCGCACCGTGGGTGAGATCGCAGGGCAGGAGGTTAGCATAGATGAGTTTAACCTCAAGGTAGAAGAACTGGAAAATCAGTACCAGATGCGTACAGGTGCTCCCATCACAGAAGCACAGCGTGCAGCAATCCGTAATCAGGCCTGGGAGGCACTCATTGCCGAAAAAGCATTCCGTCAGCAGTTTAACAGGCTGGGAATTGTGGTAACCGACGATGAGATTGTTGATATGGTACAGGGCAACAACATCAGCCCTGAAATTCAGCAGGCATTCACAAACCCTGAAACAGGCGAGTTTGACCGCAACCAGTTGCTTTCTTACCTGCAAAATATTAAAAGCATGCCGCCACAGCAGCAGATGCAGTGGTACATGTTTGAGCAGACACTGCGTCCGGCACGTGCCCGCATGAAATATGATAACCTGCTGCTGAAAAGCGAATACATCACCACGGCAGAGGCTCAGCGTGAGCATAACAGCCAGAATGCTGTAGCAGAAGTCAGATACCTCTATATTCCTTACTATTCTATTGGCGACTCAGCTGTTCAGGTATCTGATTCAGAGCTTAGCCAGTACCTGGAAAATAATAAGAGCCGCTACCAGGCAGAAGCCAGCCGCAGCATTAAGTACGTAGTGTTTCCTGTTCAGGCATCTGAGTCTGATCGTGAAACTTTTAACCAGGAGCTTGAGCAGCTGAGAAATGACTTCGCTGCTGCAAACAATGATTCTACCTTTGCTGTAAGGAATACAGAAGCAGGTCCTGCTTTTGCACGTTACGGCCTGGATCAGCTGCCGGCTCAGCTGCAGTCTAATGCAGGTCAGCTTCAGGAAGGGCAGGTATATGGCCCATTTGATGAAAACGGATCGACCGTACTTTATAAAGTAAGCAGCATTACAAGCGATACAGTGTTCCGTGCCCGCGCAAGCCATATTCTGCTGCGTGCCGGCGAAGGTACCACTCCGGAGCAGAAAGCGGAAGCCCGTAAAAGAGCAGAAGGCCTGTTGAGCCAGCTACGCGGCGGAGCCGACTTTGCCCAGCTTGCGCGTGAGAATAGTGATGACCCTTCTGCTTCTCGTGGTGGTGACCTGGGCTGGTTTGCGCAGGGCCGCATGGTGGAGCCTTTTGAGAATGCAGTTTTTGAAAAAAATGAAGCTGGCCTTGTAAACCGGGTGGTAGAAACCAACTATGGCTACCATATCATTCAGGTTACAGAACCAAAAACTAATACAGTTTATAAAATTGCCCGTGTGCAGGCCGATATGACTCCTGGCGACCAAACGCGTAATGAGGCATATCGCAGAGCTGAGATTTTTGCAGCCGAAGCAAATGGTCCGGAAGATTTCGAAAGACTTGCAAAAGAACAGTCACTCAATGTACAGGAAGCTCGTGGCATAGGCCAGAACGACCGCCGCGTTGATAATATATTCAATGCACGCCAACTGGTAATGTGGGCATTTGCCAACGACACAGACCAGGGTGAGGTATCGAAGGTATTTGAGCTGGACGATCAGTACGTTGTGGCAGTTTTGACCGGCCAGGGCAAAAAAGGAACAGCACAGCTGGCCGATGTACGTGACGAAGTGCTGGCACAGGTGAAAAATGAAAAGAAGGCCAAGCAGATCAAAGATAAACTTGCTTCTCTGAATGGTTCTCTTGACGAAATGGCACAGAAGTATGGTTCAGATGCAAATGTGTATACTGCCAGCGATGTTAAGCCTAATGTATATACCCTTTCTGCAGTAGGTTATGCTCCGGAGGTTGTAGGTGCTGCTTTTGGCCTGAACGAAGGTGCGCGCTCCAAGCCGCTGGAAACCCAGCAGGGCGTGGTAATTGTAGAAACCGTTAACAAGACCCAGCCAGCCGAAGTTGCTGATTATGGTAGTGTTAAAGAGCAGCTTCTGCAGCGCAGATCTTCCAGAACACCTTACCTCATTTCAGAGGCAATCAAGGAAAAAGCTGAAATCGAAGACGAGCGTTATAAGTATTTCTAA
- a CDS encoding phosphoribosylaminoimidazole carboxylase catalytic subunit PurE (COG0041 Phosphoribosylcarboxyaminoimidazole (NCAIR) mutase) — protein sequence MSNSKPVVGIIMGSQSDMPVMHEAAQILEQFDIPFEMSIVSAHRTPLRMVAYAQQARERGIRVIVAGAGGAAHLPGMVASLTSLPVIGVPVKSSNSIDGWDSVLSILQMPGGVPVATVALNGAKNAGILAAQIIGCSDKKVAQRLDEYKEELREKVEEMAAKVESQNYKGGKIGFTQS from the coding sequence ATGAGCAATAGCAAACCAGTAGTTGGTATCATCATGGGCAGCCAGTCGGATATGCCAGTAATGCACGAGGCCGCCCAGATACTGGAGCAGTTCGATATTCCATTTGAAATGAGCATAGTATCGGCTCACCGCACACCTCTGCGTATGGTAGCGTATGCCCAGCAGGCAAGGGAGCGCGGTATCAGGGTGATTGTAGCCGGAGCCGGTGGTGCTGCCCATTTACCAGGTATGGTAGCCAGTTTAACCTCACTGCCCGTTATTGGAGTGCCGGTAAAGAGCAGCAATTCTATTGATGGCTGGGATTCTGTACTAAGTATACTGCAAATGCCTGGTGGCGTGCCTGTAGCAACAGTGGCTTTGAACGGTGCAAAAAATGCAGGCATCCTGGCTGCACAAATCATTGGCTGCAGCGATAAGAAAGTAGCCCAGCGCCTGGATGAGTATAAAGAGGAGCTTCGGGAAAAGGTAGAAGAAATGGCTGCCAAGGTTGAGAGCCAGAATTACAAAGGAGGCAAAATAGGCTTTACCCAAAGCTAA
- a CDS encoding Fe3+ ABC transporter periplasmic protein (COG1840 ABC-type Fe3+ transport system, periplasmic component), translating into MKNLRLFLFCFSFIGLAACNSGDRTTEQTGVDSAAVAENAGEVNVYTHRHYEADQQLFRQFEEQTGIKVNVVSANADELIQRLEMEGSNSPADVLITVDGGRLWRAKDQGLLSPVQSQTLNSNIPAKFRDADGNWYGLTYRARIIAIDSTKVNASQLQTYQDLASNNLRNQVLVRSSENLYNQSLLAAIIANEGPQAAQQWARGVVQNMARAPKGGDRDQVKAIAAGQGSVALVNSYYIGNMLASDDAAEAEAGRRVKVIFPNQQGRGTHINISGGGVTRYAPNRENAIRFLEYLSSAEAQEIFAQANYEYPVKEGVEWSPILKKWGTFKTDDLSLEELGKRNTEAVTIFDKAGWK; encoded by the coding sequence ATGAAGAACTTACGCCTTTTTCTTTTTTGCTTTTCTTTTATCGGGCTTGCTGCCTGTAATAGCGGAGACCGTACTACAGAACAGACCGGTGTTGATTCTGCAGCAGTAGCAGAAAATGCTGGAGAGGTAAATGTTTATACGCACCGACACTACGAGGCAGATCAGCAGCTATTCAGACAGTTTGAAGAACAAACTGGCATTAAAGTAAATGTAGTGAGCGCCAATGCCGACGAACTGATTCAGCGCCTGGAAATGGAAGGCTCCAATTCTCCGGCCGATGTGCTGATTACGGTTGACGGCGGCCGCCTGTGGAGGGCCAAAGACCAGGGCTTGCTCAGCCCGGTACAATCACAGACACTCAACAGCAATATACCTGCTAAATTCAGGGATGCAGATGGCAACTGGTACGGACTTACCTACCGGGCCCGCATTATTGCTATTGACTCAACAAAGGTAAATGCCAGCCAGCTGCAAACTTACCAGGACCTGGCCAGCAATAACTTAAGAAATCAGGTGCTGGTACGTTCTTCTGAAAATCTTTACAACCAGTCGTTACTGGCGGCCATTATTGCCAACGAAGGACCACAGGCCGCACAGCAATGGGCCCGGGGGGTTGTTCAGAATATGGCCCGTGCGCCTAAAGGCGGCGATCGTGACCAGGTAAAAGCCATTGCGGCCGGCCAGGGAAGTGTAGCACTGGTAAACAGCTACTACATCGGCAATATGCTAGCATCTGATGACGCAGCCGAGGCAGAGGCTGGCAGGCGCGTAAAAGTAATATTCCCCAACCAGCAGGGACGTGGCACCCATATAAACATCAGTGGTGGTGGTGTTACCCGCTACGCTCCTAACCGCGAAAATGCCATTCGCTTTCTGGAATATCTATCATCTGCAGAAGCACAGGAAATTTTTGCACAGGCCAATTATGAGTACCCGGTTAAAGAAGGGGTGGAATGGTCTCCAATCCTTAAAAAGTGGGGAACCTTTAAAACCGATGATTTAAGCCTGGAGGAACTAGGCAAGCGAAATACAGAGGCTGTTACCATATTTGATAAAGCAGGCTGGAAATAA
- a CDS encoding ABC transporter (COG3842 ABC-type spermidine/putrescine transport systems, ATPase components), with translation MLELKNLYKKYQRKDTWAVNNVNLHVSKGELLALVGESGSGKTTLLRLIAGFEIPEQGFIAISGNTVFDQGIYVQPEKRRIGMVFQDYALFPHLSIKDNILFGLKGTDKKQKNLRLQELLKLVGLETQTHKYPHELSGGQQQRVALARALAPGPDILLLDEPFSSLDEVLKEQMRREMRRIIKVSGITAVFVTHDTRDALTTADRIVILKEGIIHQAGSPEELYEQPANPYVANFFGQVNLLPATRRASAYHTAIGSIPAPAEAPDSETVQLCIRPEHIEVCSEREAHFSGNITEMMYLGSYLRVRLRVKDEILLLHLPVDLQFNTSKPLYCRVNIKLVRVLPLNKA, from the coding sequence GTGCTGGAGCTAAAAAATCTGTACAAGAAATACCAGCGTAAAGATACCTGGGCGGTTAATAATGTAAACCTGCACGTTTCCAAAGGAGAGCTGCTGGCACTGGTAGGCGAAAGCGGCAGTGGTAAAACAACCCTTCTTAGGCTGATTGCCGGTTTTGAAATACCTGAACAGGGCTTTATAGCCATAAGCGGCAACACGGTATTTGATCAGGGTATTTATGTGCAGCCTGAAAAAAGACGTATCGGAATGGTTTTTCAGGACTATGCTCTTTTTCCGCACCTAAGCATAAAAGACAACATCCTTTTTGGCCTGAAAGGAACAGATAAAAAACAGAAGAATTTAAGGTTACAAGAGCTATTAAAACTGGTGGGGCTGGAAACTCAAACCCATAAATATCCACATGAACTCTCAGGCGGACAACAGCAGCGTGTAGCACTGGCCAGAGCCCTTGCTCCCGGACCCGACATACTGCTGCTTGATGAACCCTTTAGCAGCCTGGATGAGGTGTTGAAAGAACAAATGCGGCGTGAGATGCGGCGTATCATCAAGGTGAGCGGTATTACCGCTGTTTTTGTTACCCACGACACCCGGGATGCGCTGACTACCGCCGATCGCATTGTTATTCTGAAAGAGGGCATTATACACCAGGCTGGCAGCCCGGAAGAGCTTTATGAACAACCGGCCAATCCCTATGTTGCTAATTTTTTCGGACAGGTAAACCTGTTGCCGGCTACCCGCCGGGCCTCAGCCTACCATACAGCCATTGGCTCTATTCCTGCCCCTGCAGAAGCTCCTGATAGTGAAACCGTGCAGCTATGCATCAGGCCCGAACATATAGAAGTATGTTCGGAGCGTGAAGCCCATTTTTCCGGTAATATAACAGAAATGATGTACCTGGGAAGTTATCTGAGGGTGCGCCTTCGTGTAAAAGATGAAATTCTGCTCTTGCACCTGCCTGTTGATCTGCAGTTTAATACCAGCAAACCCCTGTATTGTAGGGTAAACATCAAACTTGTAAGAGTTTTACCCCTAAACAAAGCATAA